In one window of Chiloscyllium punctatum isolate Juve2018m chromosome 11, sChiPun1.3, whole genome shotgun sequence DNA:
- the LOC140482701 gene encoding nucleoside diphosphate kinase 6-like, which yields MMFNLLRLVKMQAPIGHARPLLQLTLALIKPDAVAHPLILQAIHQKILDNNFIILMHKYLKWGQEESRAFYAEHSGRFFYQRVVEFMTSGPMRAYVLAREDAIQRWRYVMGPTKVFRARYSAPESIRGTYGLTDTRNTTHGSDSPESAAKEISFFFPEFKQQQWINKEEMSYRQGLYFYHSEKQLHLLRGHQQQPMQTQESSPQAAFEGTDCTLDSRAQIERVVTTGQL from the exons ATGATGTTCAACCTTCTCAGACTTGTGAAAATGCAGGCGCCTATTGGACACGCTCGGCCTTTACTCCAGCTCACACTGGCTCTGATAAAACCTGATGCTGTAGCTCACCCCTTAATCCTGCAG GCTATCCATCAGAAGATATTGGACAACAACTTTATCATCCTGATGCACAAGTATTTAAAATGGGGCCAGGAAGAATCTCGGGCATTTTATGCAGAGCATTCAG GTCGATTTTTCTATCAGCGCGTGGTGGAGTTCATGACAAG TGGTCCAATGAGAGCGTACGTCCTGGCTCGTGAGGATGCCATCCAGCGTTGGCGCTATGTGATGGGCCCAACTAAGGTGTTCCGAGCACGCTACTCTGCTCCGGAATCGATCCGTGGCACCTATGGGCTGACAGACACCAGAAACACCACACATGGCTCAG ACTCCCCAGAATCAGCAGCAAAGGAGATTTCCTTTTTCTTTCCTGAGTTTAAGCAGCAGCAGTGGATCAATAAGGAGGAGATGTCTTATCGCCAAGGATTATACTTTTACCATTCTGAGAAACAACTGCACCTGCTCAGGGGACACCAGCAGCAACCAATGCAGACTCAAGAGAGCTCACCACAGGCTGCCTTCGAGGGCACTGACTGCACACTGGACTCAAGGGCACAGATCGAGAGGGTAGTGACCACAGGCCAATTGTGA